A genomic segment from Tolypothrix sp. NIES-4075 encodes:
- a CDS encoding TrmH family RNA methyltransferase codes for MLTSLQNSLVKQIRKLHSRKERHNQELFLLEGTHLLESACAVNYKLEVVCCTLQWQAAHSGLWEQACSRCDRFEIVSEEVMKAIATTVQPDGVIATAKRGSAMQVPFTGLLLALETVQDPGNLGTMIRTAAAASASGLWLSADSVDLDNPKVLRASAGQWFRLPMAVSASLKDTINEAKQAGMQIVATLPSATLTYWQVDWRKPSLILLGNEGAGLSASLAAMADVEVRIPLNPGVESLNVAIAAALMLYEAQRQVRS; via the coding sequence ATGTTAACCAGTTTACAGAATTCTTTAGTAAAGCAAATCCGCAAATTACACTCAAGGAAGGAGCGTCACAACCAAGAGTTGTTTTTACTGGAAGGTACGCATTTGCTGGAATCCGCTTGTGCGGTGAATTATAAGCTCGAAGTTGTGTGTTGTACGCTACAATGGCAAGCGGCTCATTCTGGACTTTGGGAGCAAGCTTGTAGCCGATGCGATCGCTTTGAAATTGTCAGTGAAGAAGTAATGAAAGCGATCGCGACGACAGTACAACCGGATGGTGTTATCGCTACCGCCAAACGAGGCTCGGCAATGCAAGTTCCGTTTACTGGGTTGCTGCTAGCTTTGGAAACTGTGCAAGATCCGGGCAATTTGGGGACGATGATTCGGACTGCGGCAGCGGCTTCTGCATCGGGGCTGTGGCTAAGTGCTGATAGTGTAGATTTAGATAACCCCAAAGTGTTGCGTGCTAGTGCTGGGCAGTGGTTTCGCTTACCGATGGCGGTAAGTGCTTCTTTAAAAGATACAATAAATGAAGCCAAGCAAGCAGGAATGCAGATTGTGGCAACTTTGCCAAGTGCAACTTTAACTTATTGGCAAGTAGATTGGCGAAAACCAAGTTTAATTTTATTGGGTAATGAAGGTGCGGGTTTGTCGGCTTCTTTAGCGGCAATGGCAGATGTAGAAGTGAGAATACCTCTCAATCCAGGGGTAGAATCTTTGAATGTGGCGATCGCCGCAGCTTTAATGTTGTACGAGGCTCAACGGCAGGTTAGGAGTTAA